One Vampirovibrio chlorellavorus genomic window carries:
- the rimM gene encoding ribosome maturation factor RimM (Essential for efficient processing of 16S rRNA): MNDQLVRVGKIIGCHGVRGDIKVRPTSENPAWAKARQKLTLKHHKTGEHLHFSVQSVREQGPLLVISLEGIDNRNAVEPLVGSTVFANRDALPKPDENEFWADDLIGLTVVDAQNGRSRGKVKDLLSSSGSDFLEIQIEDSEETVVIPFIHRFFPEVNLEQRTVSIDLLSDFLALSTDPVTADRLEQ; encoded by the coding sequence ATGAACGATCAACTGGTTCGGGTCGGTAAAATCATTGGTTGCCACGGAGTGCGTGGTGATATCAAGGTGCGTCCCACGTCGGAAAATCCCGCCTGGGCCAAGGCCAGACAAAAACTGACCCTGAAGCACCACAAAACCGGTGAGCATCTGCACTTTTCCGTGCAATCGGTTCGAGAGCAAGGCCCCCTGCTGGTCATCAGCCTGGAGGGCATCGACAATCGAAACGCGGTGGAGCCACTGGTGGGCAGTACCGTGTTCGCCAACCGGGACGCCTTGCCCAAACCGGATGAAAATGAGTTCTGGGCCGATGATTTGATTGGCTTGACCGTGGTGGACGCCCAGAATGGCCGCTCCCGTGGCAAGGTCAAAGATCTGCTCTCTTCCAGTGGGTCTGATTTTCTGGAGATCCAGATTGAGGACAGCGAGGAAACCGTGGTCATTCCCTTTATCCATCGCTTTTTCCCGGAGGTGAACCTGGAACAGCGGACGGTGTCCATTGACCTCCTCAGCGATTTTCTGGCCCTGTCCACCGATCCGGTAACCGCCGATCGGCTGGAGCAATAA
- the clpB gene encoding ATP-dependent chaperone ClpB, producing MIDMDKLTTQAQDAFVDAQSILKRFEQNQLDAEHILLALLENDKGLVARIFQQLNIEPRDLRQELEAALAKRTRATVHALESGQVFITPRLKKLLDEAAGEAERLKDSYVSTEHILLAMLETGGEVSDLLRKRNLSKNNIYAILKDIRGGRKADSQNAEGNYQSLEKYGKDLTAVARSGKLDPVIGRQEEIRRVIQVLSRRTKNNPVLIGEPGVGKTAIVEGLALRIINGDVPESLKNRKLISLDMGALIAGAKYRGEFEERLKSVLKEVQSAEGDIILFIDELHTVVGAGATDGAMDASNLLKPMLARGELHCIGATTINEYRKYIEKDAALERRFQPVMVNEPSVEDTISILRGLKDRYEVHHGVRIKDSAIIAAATLSHRYISDRFLPDKAIDLIDEASSKIRMEIDSLPQELDEISRHLMQLEIEAEALKKEQDSASQDRLKRLEQEIATLRQQKDAFESAWKAEKEDIQAVQRIKEAMEQTRVEIEQAERETDLARAAELKYGRLRELQTQLEAEERKLNAGTKADGKPMLKEEIDEEDIAEVISRWTGIPVAKLMEGEVEKLLKMEEFLHQRVVGQEQAVQVVSEAVRRARAGLKDESRPIGAFLFLGPTGVGKTELTKALAEYLFNDDSAVVRIDMSEYMEKHAVARLIGAPPGYVGYDEGGQLTEAVRRKPYSVVLFDEVEKAHPDVFNVLLQVMDEGRLTDSKGRTVDFRNTLIILTSNIGSPIILEARLKGSLAQPGSDEAMRERVMEEVRASFRPEFINRLDDIVFFEALKPQDLRRIVDIQLKRLHKLLANRHIAIELSEEAKDHLGNLGYDPIYGARPLKRVIRKYLENPLASLLLEGRFKDGDRVLAEVDPLNDKLLFSRKPASAQSSHQATETAAGSQRP from the coding sequence ATGATTGATATGGATAAACTGACCACTCAGGCCCAGGACGCGTTTGTGGACGCCCAGAGTATCCTGAAGCGTTTTGAGCAGAACCAGCTGGATGCCGAGCATATTTTGCTGGCCCTGCTGGAGAACGACAAGGGACTGGTGGCCCGTATCTTTCAACAACTCAATATTGAGCCCCGAGACTTGCGCCAGGAGCTGGAAGCCGCCTTGGCCAAGCGCACCCGGGCCACCGTGCATGCTCTGGAATCGGGTCAGGTATTTATCACCCCCCGGTTGAAAAAACTGCTGGATGAAGCGGCGGGTGAAGCCGAGCGGCTCAAGGATTCCTATGTCAGCACCGAGCATATTTTGCTGGCCATGCTGGAAACCGGCGGGGAAGTCAGCGATTTGCTGCGCAAGCGGAACCTGAGCAAGAACAATATTTACGCCATCCTCAAGGACATCCGGGGCGGGCGCAAAGCGGATTCTCAGAATGCCGAGGGCAACTATCAGTCCCTGGAAAAGTACGGCAAGGATCTCACCGCCGTGGCCCGCAGCGGCAAGCTGGACCCGGTCATCGGGCGGCAGGAAGAGATTCGCCGGGTCATTCAGGTCCTCAGCCGCCGCACCAAGAACAACCCGGTCTTAATCGGGGAGCCCGGCGTGGGGAAAACGGCCATTGTGGAGGGCTTGGCCCTGCGCATTATCAACGGGGATGTGCCGGAGAGCCTGAAAAACCGCAAGCTGATTTCGCTGGATATGGGCGCGTTAATCGCCGGGGCCAAGTACCGGGGCGAGTTCGAGGAGCGCCTGAAATCCGTCTTGAAAGAAGTGCAATCGGCGGAAGGCGATATCATCCTGTTCATCGATGAATTGCACACCGTGGTGGGGGCTGGGGCGACCGATGGGGCCATGGATGCCAGCAACCTGCTGAAGCCCATGCTGGCCCGGGGGGAGCTGCATTGCATTGGGGCCACCACCATTAATGAGTACCGAAAGTACATTGAGAAAGACGCCGCCCTGGAGCGCCGTTTTCAGCCGGTCATGGTCAATGAGCCCAGCGTGGAAGATACCATTAGCATTTTGCGGGGCTTGAAAGACCGCTACGAAGTGCATCACGGGGTGCGCATCAAGGATTCCGCCATTATCGCCGCCGCCACGTTATCGCACCGTTACATCAGCGATCGGTTTTTGCCGGACAAGGCCATTGATTTGATCGACGAGGCCTCTTCCAAGATTCGCATGGAAATTGACAGCCTGCCTCAGGAACTGGACGAGATTTCCCGGCATCTCATGCAACTGGAAATTGAGGCCGAAGCGCTGAAGAAGGAGCAGGACAGCGCTTCTCAGGACCGTTTGAAACGGCTGGAGCAGGAAATCGCCACATTGCGCCAGCAAAAAGACGCCTTTGAATCGGCCTGGAAAGCGGAGAAAGAAGACATTCAGGCCGTTCAACGCATTAAGGAGGCCATGGAGCAAACCCGGGTGGAAATTGAGCAGGCCGAACGGGAAACCGATCTGGCCCGGGCCGCTGAGCTGAAATATGGCCGCCTGCGGGAATTGCAAACCCAGCTGGAAGCGGAAGAACGCAAGCTGAATGCCGGGACAAAAGCCGATGGCAAGCCCATGCTGAAAGAAGAAATCGACGAAGAGGACATCGCCGAGGTCATCAGCCGCTGGACGGGCATTCCGGTGGCCAAGCTGATGGAAGGCGAGGTGGAAAAGCTGCTGAAGATGGAAGAATTTCTGCACCAACGGGTGGTGGGACAGGAACAGGCCGTGCAGGTCGTTTCCGAAGCGGTGCGCCGGGCAAGGGCTGGACTGAAGGACGAAAGCCGTCCCATTGGGGCGTTTCTGTTCCTGGGGCCCACCGGGGTGGGTAAAACGGAGCTGACCAAAGCCCTGGCCGAATACCTGTTTAACGATGACAGCGCCGTGGTGCGCATTGATATGAGCGAGTACATGGAGAAACACGCCGTGGCCCGGCTGATTGGGGCCCCTCCCGGCTATGTGGGCTACGATGAGGGTGGACAGTTGACCGAGGCCGTTCGCCGCAAGCCCTATTCCGTGGTGCTGTTTGATGAGGTGGAAAAAGCCCACCCGGATGTCTTTAACGTCCTGCTGCAAGTGATGGATGAGGGGCGTCTGACCGACAGCAAGGGCCGCACCGTGGACTTCCGCAACACGCTGATCATCCTGACCAGTAACATCGGCAGTCCCATCATTCTGGAAGCTCGACTGAAGGGTAGTCTGGCCCAGCCGGGTAGCGATGAAGCCATGCGGGAGCGGGTCATGGAAGAAGTGCGGGCCAGCTTCCGCCCCGAATTCATTAACCGGCTGGATGACATCGTGTTCTTTGAAGCGCTGAAGCCCCAAGACCTGCGGCGGATTGTGGATATTCAGTTAAAGCGCTTGCACAAGCTGTTGGCCAACCGTCACATCGCCATCGAACTGAGCGAGGAGGCCAAAGATCATTTGGGCAATCTGGGCTATGACCCCATTTACGGGGCCCGTCCGCTGAAGCGGGTCATTCGCAAGTACCTGGAAAATCCCCTGGCCAGTCTGTTGCTGGAAGGGCGTTTCAAGGATGGGGATCGGGTTCTTGCCGAAGTGGATCCGCTGAACGACAAGCTGTTATTCAGCCGGAAACCGGCCTCAGCGCAAAGCAGTCATCAAGCCACGGAAACCGCAGCGGGGAGCCAGCGTCCATGA
- a CDS encoding alpha/beta fold hydrolase, protein MLPTIPLTNDIVDQSEAAVLVDQIHPGKPLILSFGFVNWEQRPAFDFYGRVKKLEVTTGQVFNRILIRDCTNSWYHREIPGLGSHVDAVADSLRQLIARIQPSHVITIGQSMGAYAAIMFGILLKVKRIVAFGPLSFLNVEQALTYHDRRWLRVMLDLHDHPPPSLYADLPQLSRERQSTCDLRVIFGTQPDANAPESVNLDVLHAHRYGALPNCSLYPVPRSGHAVVQHLIDQGQMDAVLAKHLLDFDLPMGTSELPPHWQDWLNENMRQGAHALELAIILKQHGFSEQAIQLGFERLGGLS, encoded by the coding sequence ATGCTTCCTACCATCCCCTTGACCAATGACATTGTAGACCAGAGCGAGGCCGCCGTTCTGGTGGATCAAATTCACCCGGGAAAGCCCTTAATCCTCAGCTTTGGGTTTGTGAACTGGGAGCAACGACCTGCTTTCGACTTTTACGGTCGGGTCAAAAAGCTGGAAGTCACCACGGGGCAAGTGTTTAATCGTATTTTGATTCGAGATTGTACCAATAGCTGGTATCACCGGGAAATTCCCGGATTGGGCAGCCATGTGGATGCAGTGGCCGACAGCCTGCGACAGCTCATCGCCCGAATCCAGCCCAGTCATGTCATTACCATCGGGCAGTCCATGGGAGCCTATGCGGCCATAATGTTTGGTATTTTGCTCAAGGTGAAGCGCATCGTGGCCTTTGGGCCCTTGTCCTTTCTGAATGTGGAGCAGGCCCTGACTTATCATGATCGCCGCTGGCTGCGGGTCATGCTGGATTTGCACGACCATCCGCCGCCGTCGCTGTATGCGGATCTCCCCCAATTATCCCGAGAGCGCCAGTCTACTTGTGACTTACGGGTGATTTTCGGCACTCAGCCGGATGCCAATGCCCCGGAGTCGGTCAATCTGGATGTGTTACACGCCCATCGCTACGGTGCATTGCCCAATTGCAGCCTGTATCCGGTGCCCCGCTCCGGGCATGCCGTGGTGCAGCATCTGATCGATCAGGGGCAAATGGATGCGGTGCTGGCAAAGCACTTGCTGGATTTCGACCTGCCCATGGGTACTTCTGAACTCCCGCCTCACTGGCAAGATTGGCTGAATGAAAACATGCGTCAAGGCGCACATGCCCTGGAATTGGCCATCATTCTCAAACAACATGGCTTCAGCGAACAAGCCATCCAGCTTGGCTTCGAGCGCCTTGGCGGATTGAGCTAA
- a CDS encoding HD domain-containing protein — protein sequence MTNPVTPETDSNQSLQQPAATAHPVPDGKPGPTRAVNEQTVHRRTSVADPIHGLIQFDRNDPSQNLLLSVMNSKAFQRLRRVKQMGLAEFVFPGATHSRFVHSIGSASLMMQALEQLNRHPKTKVLLDSHYPNTNIPLSRLLLLGILVHDIGHTPLSHTLEDILGLEEQGLLHDKHWNRKILTEDPELQKIWKRFGPELPQAMLNFMGDGAPKHFLAQLISSQLDMDRLDYLQRDSHFLGVQYGRIEAARIIANLELAKLPNGKDVVAVREEAVPAIEHYLFGRHQAYKMALHSLDKASEALLKKVLMRFQWARQQGISTGAPADELYQLMTDGKALSTEQYLRMDDCYLWEKINQWASHSEDQLLSDLANRMLRHNLLKFVDLAKYGFGGASVQELEPVYAALQAHYEKRGLSMEFCFEETVVHSKPMYQPPDCREPIWIRTTRGNVVDLREISSFSLSVKPDTNLKHLLFVWDREAMKVLIQALEQHLPIPALPKGEEHLENEGWL from the coding sequence ATCGCCGCACCAGCGTGGCCGATCCCATTCACGGGCTGATTCAGTTCGACCGCAACGATCCCTCCCAAAACCTGCTGCTCAGCGTGATGAACAGCAAGGCCTTCCAGCGCTTGCGGCGGGTCAAGCAAATGGGTCTGGCCGAATTTGTCTTTCCCGGGGCCACCCACTCCCGCTTTGTGCATAGCATTGGGTCGGCCTCCCTGATGATGCAGGCATTGGAGCAGTTGAACCGGCATCCCAAGACCAAAGTCTTGCTGGACAGCCATTACCCCAATACCAATATTCCTCTCAGTCGCTTGCTGTTGCTGGGCATTCTGGTGCATGACATTGGCCATACCCCGCTCTCCCACACCCTGGAAGACATTCTGGGGCTGGAAGAGCAGGGTTTGCTGCACGACAAGCACTGGAACCGGAAAATCCTGACCGAAGATCCAGAGTTGCAAAAGATCTGGAAGCGCTTTGGCCCGGAACTGCCCCAGGCCATGCTGAACTTTATGGGCGATGGGGCCCCCAAGCACTTTTTAGCCCAACTGATCTCCAGTCAGCTGGACATGGACCGTCTGGATTATTTACAGCGGGACAGCCACTTTTTAGGCGTGCAGTACGGACGCATCGAGGCAGCCCGCATCATCGCCAACCTGGAATTGGCCAAGCTGCCCAACGGCAAGGACGTGGTGGCGGTTCGGGAAGAGGCCGTTCCGGCCATTGAGCATTACCTGTTCGGGCGGCATCAGGCTTACAAAATGGCCTTGCACTCTTTGGATAAAGCCTCCGAGGCCCTGTTGAAGAAGGTGCTGATGCGCTTTCAGTGGGCACGCCAGCAGGGCATTTCCACCGGGGCTCCGGCTGATGAACTGTATCAACTCATGACCGACGGCAAGGCCCTGAGTACCGAGCAGTACCTGCGTATGGATGATTGCTACCTGTGGGAGAAGATCAACCAGTGGGCCAGCCATAGCGAGGATCAACTGCTCAGCGATTTGGCTAACCGCATGCTGCGCCATAACCTGCTGAAGTTTGTGGACCTGGCCAAGTACGGTTTTGGCGGAGCCAGCGTGCAGGAATTAGAACCCGTATACGCTGCTTTGCAGGCCCACTACGAAAAACGGGGCCTGTCCATGGAGTTTTGCTTTGAGGAAACCGTGGTGCATTCCAAGCCCATGTACCAGCCGCCGGATTGCCGGGAACCCATCTGGATTCGCACCACCCGGGGCAATGTGGTGGATCTGCGGGAAATTTCCTCCTTTTCCCTGTCCGTCAAGCCGGATACCAATTTAAAGCACCTGCTGTTCGTGTGGGATCGCGAAGCCATGAAAGTGCTGATTCAGGCCTTGGAGCAGCATCTGCCCATTCCGGCCCTGCCCAAGGGGGAAGAACATCTGGAGAACGAGGGCTGGTTGTGA
- a CDS encoding YlqD family protein, with the protein MQSIMEKATEAPMTSQASIQLKRQVTVKTKVTDNFRTRAKSELDNELKLIDTQMQQLEAQYQYSLQQLEKVAQQGQNVQGQLQQLNQEAQQKRSQMASVKMQISSELGNLDNIENGQFIVTGMLENTVELRVGDNLYDRLQNAEILVEDGMITAING; encoded by the coding sequence ATGCAGTCCATTATGGAAAAAGCAACTGAGGCCCCCATGACGTCCCAAGCCAGCATTCAACTGAAGCGCCAGGTGACCGTAAAAACCAAGGTCACCGATAATTTCCGCACCCGTGCCAAAAGCGAACTGGACAACGAACTCAAGTTAATCGACACCCAAATGCAGCAACTGGAAGCCCAGTACCAGTATTCCTTGCAACAACTGGAAAAAGTGGCCCAACAAGGTCAAAACGTGCAAGGCCAACTGCAACAGCTCAATCAGGAAGCCCAGCAAAAGCGCAGCCAGATGGCGTCCGTGAAAATGCAGATTTCCTCGGAACTGGGGAATCTGGACAACATTGAAAACGGCCAGTTTATTGTGACCGGCATGCTGGAAAACACCGTGGAATTGCGGGTGGGCGACAATCTGTATGATCGTCTGCAAAACGCCGAAATTCTGGTGGAAGATGGCATGATCACTGCCATCAACGGATAG
- the panD gene encoding aspartate 1-decarboxylase translates to MTQITVLYSKIHRATVTDAQLHYEGSLTIDHHLMQQAGLVEYQQIDVYNITNGERFTTYAIVGEAHTGIIQVNGAAAHKARTGDLIIIASYANIPQSEGPLWKPKLVFVDRQNKPSADKPAMLPV, encoded by the coding sequence ATGACCCAGATTACCGTTTTGTATTCCAAAATCCACCGAGCCACCGTCACCGATGCCCAGCTGCACTACGAAGGCAGCCTGACCATTGATCATCACCTGATGCAACAGGCCGGACTGGTGGAGTATCAGCAGATTGACGTGTACAACATCACCAATGGGGAGCGTTTTACCACCTACGCCATCGTGGGAGAAGCCCACACCGGCATTATTCAGGTCAATGGGGCGGCGGCCCATAAAGCCCGCACCGGGGATCTCATCATCATTGCCTCCTATGCCAACATACCCCAGTCTGAAGGCCCCTTGTGGAAACCCAAGCTGGTCTTTGTGGATCGGCAAAACAAGCCCTCTGCTGACAAACCGGCCATGTTACCGGTTTAA
- the trmD gene encoding tRNA (guanosine(37)-N1)-methyltransferase TrmD, producing MKFSILTLFPDVIEAYVSASIVGRARQKGVVEIEAINFRDFSADAHRKVDDSPFGGGSGMVLTCQPLESAYQSLLPLQQPARVLMTTPTGRRFDHRFALELSEARQVVLFCGHYEGFDERIKSLIPEMEEVSMGDYVLTGGELPALSIVDAVTRLLPGAVQKFTSVQADSFYDGLLDYPHYTRPAEYKGLQVPEVLLSGNHAAIEQWRKAQALERTQRLRPDLLQR from the coding sequence ATGAAATTCAGTATCCTGACCCTGTTTCCAGACGTGATTGAAGCCTATGTTTCGGCCAGCATCGTGGGTCGGGCCCGCCAAAAAGGCGTGGTGGAGATTGAGGCCATTAACTTCCGGGACTTCAGCGCGGATGCCCATCGCAAGGTGGATGACTCTCCCTTTGGGGGCGGTAGTGGCATGGTTTTGACCTGCCAACCGCTAGAAAGCGCCTACCAAAGCCTGTTACCACTCCAGCAACCGGCCCGGGTGCTGATGACCACGCCCACCGGGAGGCGATTTGACCATCGTTTCGCCCTGGAATTGAGTGAGGCCCGCCAAGTGGTTCTTTTTTGCGGACACTACGAAGGCTTTGATGAGCGCATCAAGAGCCTGATCCCTGAGATGGAAGAGGTTTCCATGGGAGATTACGTGCTGACCGGCGGCGAATTGCCCGCCTTGAGCATTGTGGATGCTGTGACCCGGCTGCTGCCCGGGGCGGTGCAAAAGTTCACCTCCGTGCAGGCGGATTCTTTCTACGATGGCCTCTTGGATTACCCCCACTACACCCGTCCCGCTGAATATAAGGGCTTACAGGTGCCCGAGGTACTACTTAGCGGCAATCATGCCGCCATCGAGCAATGGCGCAAGGCCCAAGCCTTGGAACGCACTCAGCGATTGCGTCCCGACTTGTTGCAGCGCTGA
- the era gene encoding GTPase Era: protein MFRSGFAALLGRPNVGKSTLLNRLVGQKIAITSPVAQTTRHRIKGVVTTEKGQVVFLDTPGFSKPLDKLGTYLTDESLAALSEADVFLMVVDVSQPPGKGDEWVATQIRETGKFVLLVLNKSDVLKNKPVKLLAHRKAYNELFTGYPKVKALSVSAKTGKHMGELIETIIRKLPEGPAYYPEDAVTDQRLREITAEIIREKVLLNTREEIPHSVAVGIESFNEDDPAITHIEATLYVDQKSQKGILIGQAGSMIKEIGTQARLEIETLLEQKVHLALNVKLKENWRKDKIFLKSLGLAPPEH from the coding sequence ATGTTTCGTTCCGGTTTTGCCGCTCTGCTGGGTCGGCCCAATGTGGGAAAATCCACGCTGCTCAACCGTTTGGTGGGCCAAAAAATTGCCATCACCAGTCCGGTGGCCCAAACCACCCGTCACCGCATCAAGGGCGTGGTGACCACGGAAAAAGGACAGGTGGTGTTTTTGGACACCCCGGGCTTTTCCAAGCCGCTGGACAAGCTGGGTACCTATCTGACGGATGAGAGTCTGGCCGCTTTATCGGAGGCCGACGTGTTCCTGATGGTGGTGGATGTCTCTCAACCGCCGGGCAAAGGGGATGAATGGGTGGCCACCCAGATTCGGGAAACCGGCAAGTTTGTGCTGCTGGTGCTGAACAAAAGCGATGTACTGAAAAACAAGCCGGTGAAGCTATTGGCGCATCGCAAGGCCTACAATGAGCTGTTTACCGGCTACCCCAAGGTGAAAGCTCTCAGCGTTTCGGCCAAGACCGGCAAGCACATGGGCGAACTGATTGAGACCATCATCCGTAAACTGCCGGAAGGCCCTGCCTATTACCCGGAGGACGCCGTGACCGATCAGCGGTTGCGGGAAATTACCGCTGAAATCATTCGGGAAAAAGTCTTGCTGAACACCCGGGAGGAGATCCCGCACAGTGTGGCCGTGGGGATTGAGAGTTTTAACGAGGATGATCCCGCCATTACCCACATTGAAGCCACCTTGTACGTGGATCAAAAGTCCCAGAAAGGCATTTTGATTGGACAGGCGGGCAGCATGATCAAGGAAATCGGCACGCAAGCCCGTTTGGAAATTGAAACGCTACTGGAGCAGAAAGTGCATCTGGCCCTGAACGTGAAACTGAAGGAAAACTGGCGCAAGGATAAAATTTTCCTCAAATCTCTGGGCCTGGCCCCACCAGAGCATTAG
- a CDS encoding flagellar FlbD family protein — MIEVSRLNGSIYFLNPDLILTLEATPDTVITLTTGEKLMVRESPQELIDRFVAFKRRIVSELPEVKAQTPLTSTISE; from the coding sequence ATGATTGAAGTCTCTCGATTAAACGGCAGTATTTATTTTCTCAATCCGGATTTGATCCTGACTCTGGAGGCCACCCCGGATACGGTGATCACCCTGACCACCGGGGAGAAACTGATGGTGCGGGAATCCCCGCAGGAGCTGATTGATCGCTTTGTGGCCTTCAAGCGGCGCATTGTCTCTGAACTGCCCGAGGTCAAGGCGCAAACGCCCCTGACTTCAACCATTTCGGAATGA
- a CDS encoding FAD-dependent oxidoreductase — protein MRETQCQVLVVGDEIESILTAISASRAGAVTVLARRSTGPLGGLSVRGGLSYMDITPELLCGLFQEFLSRCGFIRVALNPDKAHAVLQAMLAEAKVRVISGMTVQLTLNSAGFPEQALLTNPKGSSEVLKPEVLHPRVVIDASPDADVARSLGLPFVEGLGGILGAEQNFLGVSPVFRITGLSVEAFQAFEARLRQNPELPQILAQALPYHPSDLRTEYLTRPTFAPPDQDYLDILNPVIGIDYHLWRNKSAASYASADIFIDGGNVSRLSDGSLGFNGLVAQVKALNLDLEGLIALSQGGPTPAILQAEMRHFERYLREQGPFPQVSVIPPSELYVRQTVNLLSRETLTARRAIEGGVAPEKAIGTFSYWLDLRGTQLWQLYPNEHLPKPIFNVGLEVALPATTAVQNFAFVSRSAGYSPIGQGTGRIVQHNALLGEGVGVAAALASLSGQSLLDTATQRIADIQACLAHRQGGTLRIEGKATWSPAQIEANSLLKADKAIVDALRKSNFILKG, from the coding sequence ATGCGTGAGACACAATGCCAGGTGCTGGTGGTTGGGGATGAAATTGAAAGCATCCTGACCGCTATTTCGGCCAGCCGGGCCGGAGCCGTTACCGTATTGGCCCGGCGCAGCACCGGCCCCCTGGGTGGACTTTCCGTGCGAGGCGGCTTGTCCTACATGGACATCACCCCCGAGCTGTTGTGCGGGTTGTTTCAGGAGTTCTTAAGTCGCTGTGGTTTTATTCGGGTGGCTTTAAACCCGGATAAAGCCCATGCCGTGCTGCAAGCCATGCTAGCAGAGGCCAAGGTTCGGGTGATCAGCGGGATGACAGTGCAACTCACCCTGAATTCGGCAGGTTTCCCGGAGCAAGCCCTGCTCACAAACCCAAAGGGCAGCTCCGAAGTCCTGAAGCCTGAAGTGCTACATCCCCGGGTGGTGATTGACGCCTCCCCCGATGCGGATGTGGCCCGCTCCCTGGGCTTGCCCTTTGTGGAAGGATTGGGCGGGATTTTGGGGGCCGAGCAGAACTTTCTGGGGGTTTCCCCGGTATTTCGGATTACCGGCCTGTCAGTGGAAGCCTTTCAGGCCTTTGAGGCCCGTCTGCGCCAAAACCCGGAGTTACCACAGATTCTGGCGCAGGCCCTGCCGTATCACCCCTCGGATCTTCGGACTGAGTACCTCACCCGGCCAACCTTCGCTCCCCCGGATCAGGATTACCTGGATATCTTGAACCCTGTGATCGGCATTGATTACCACCTGTGGCGGAATAAATCCGCGGCCAGTTACGCCAGCGCCGATATATTCATTGATGGCGGCAACGTGTCTCGCCTCAGCGATGGCAGTCTGGGATTCAACGGGCTGGTGGCCCAGGTCAAGGCGCTAAATCTGGATTTGGAGGGCTTGATCGCGTTATCCCAGGGCGGGCCGACTCCTGCCATCCTGCAAGCGGAAATGCGTCACTTTGAGCGCTACCTGAGAGAGCAAGGCCCGTTTCCGCAAGTGTCTGTCATTCCCCCCTCCGAGCTTTATGTACGCCAGACCGTGAACCTGTTGTCCCGGGAGACACTGACCGCCCGCCGGGCCATTGAGGGTGGCGTCGCTCCAGAAAAAGCCATCGGCACGTTCTCCTACTGGCTGGATTTGCGGGGCACCCAACTCTGGCAACTGTATCCCAACGAGCATTTGCCCAAGCCCATCTTCAACGTGGGTCTGGAGGTGGCCTTACCTGCCACAACCGCCGTTCAGAATTTCGCCTTCGTCAGCCGTTCCGCCGGCTATTCCCCCATCGGGCAAGGGACGGGGCGCATTGTACAGCACAACGCCCTGCTGGGCGAAGGCGTGGGGGTGGCCGCCGCACTGGCCAGCCTGTCCGGTCAGTCGCTGCTGGATACTGCCACCCAACGCATCGCGGATATACAAGCCTGTTTGGCCCACCGACAAGGCGGTACTTTACGCATTGAGGGGAAGGCCACCTGGAGCCCCGCGCAAATTGAAGCCAATTCGCTACTCAAAGCCGATAAAGCCATTGTAGACGCCCTGCGCAAGAGCAATTTTATTTTAAAGGGTTAA
- a CDS encoding LmeA family phospholipid-binding protein — protein MTISTLRNSKRFVAQALLLVTLLAGGANSKVLAQNLPGQPTMAAPIKAGGIMALDLPDSSAQSVSLDIVKGRFSDYSVGRIVLTGSGIDFRNGTLQGLKANILEGDFDNLLVDKLSLVTPAFSFDTMQLLNNRAFVLSQPVTAQVSLAISESGINRFLANPKTLGKIEKSLQKQTGGLKLITFSNPNFSLLGGNKVKLNLTGVVAQGLAVPLEMTGKLALQGGQLSLQNLQMASGGNDLNLPMDVSKTFQDKINELIDLKRLGKNSMVIYADSMKVSGKTLNIDGHATLTKLQFGA, from the coding sequence ATGACTATTTCTACCCTTCGAAACTCCAAACGGTTTGTGGCTCAGGCCTTATTGCTGGTGACCCTGCTGGCGGGGGGCGCTAACTCCAAGGTACTGGCTCAAAACCTGCCCGGGCAGCCCACCATGGCTGCGCCCATCAAGGCTGGTGGCATTATGGCCCTGGATTTACCCGACAGCAGCGCCCAGTCGGTTTCTCTGGATATTGTCAAAGGCCGCTTCTCCGATTATTCCGTGGGGCGTATTGTCCTCACCGGCTCCGGCATTGATTTTCGGAACGGAACCTTGCAGGGCCTCAAGGCCAACATTCTGGAGGGGGATTTTGACAACCTGCTAGTCGACAAGCTCTCGCTGGTCACTCCGGCCTTTTCCTTCGATACCATGCAGTTGTTGAACAACCGGGCCTTTGTCTTGTCCCAGCCCGTCACCGCTCAGGTTAGTCTGGCCATTAGCGAAAGCGGGATCAACCGCTTTCTGGCCAACCCAAAAACCCTGGGGAAAATTGAAAAATCCCTGCAAAAGCAAACCGGCGGCCTCAAGCTGATCACCTTTTCCAACCCCAACTTTAGTTTGCTGGGTGGGAACAAGGTTAAGCTCAACCTGACCGGAGTGGTGGCCCAAGGGTTGGCCGTGCCGCTGGAAATGACCGGCAAGCTGGCCCTGCAAGGCGGGCAACTCAGCCTGCAAAACCTGCAAATGGCCTCAGGCGGGAATGACCTGAACCTGCCCATGGACGTCTCCAAGACCTTTCAGGACAAAATCAACGAGCTGATTGACCTGAAGCGTCTGGGAAAAAACAGTATGGTCATTTACGCCGACAGCATGAAGGTCAGTGGTAAAACCCTGAATATTGACGGCCATGCCACCCTGACCAAGCTGCAGTTCGGAGCTTAA